In Planctomycetota bacterium, the sequence ATGTAGGAACCGTCCTCGAAGGGGTGCCGGAAGGGGTTGACGCGGTCTCGGGTGCCAGCCCGATGGCCATCCTGAAACGTATCGCAACTGAAGGGTTCTATGATGCCGATGTGTCGAAGTTCATGTTCGTCGGGGATTGGTCGAAGTTGTGGCGCTGGTTCGTTGGGAACGTTTACGGCAGCATCGGCGAGACGAGCGCCCTTTTGCTCATCCTCGGCGCCCTTTACCTTATCTACAAGGGCTGGGTCCGCTGGCAGGTACCTCTGGCATACCTGGCCGCCGTCGCCCTCGGGGCCGTGCTGTTGCCGCTCCATCTCGTCGAGCGCGGCGTCCAAGCCGGCGAGGCCGGATGGCATCCCATGATCACGTACGGGCCGGGGTTTGCGCTCAAGTTCGCTGCGATGCACCTGCTGGGCGGCGGCCTCATGCTGGGGGCCTTCTTCATGGCCACCGACATGGTGACCAGCCCGCTGACGAATAAGGGCATGCTCCTCTTCGGCTTCGGATGCGGGGCCCTGACGATCCTGATACGCCTGTACGGCGGCTACCCGGAGGCGGTGTGCTACTCGATCCTCCTCATGAACACCACCGTGCCGCTCATCGACCGCTGGACGCAGCCGCGAATCTTCGGACACAAGAAATGATCCGCAACCTCGCCAAGTTCGTCGTGATTCTCAGCGTCGCCTGCCTCGTGATCGGCGGGGGGGTGGCGGCACTCTACGGCCTCTTCCGCGGCGACATCGAGCGCCGCGACCTTCGGATCAAAGAGCAGGCCATCCAGGACGTCTGCCCCGAAGGCGCTTCGGTCGATCCCCAGGCGCCCATCGCCGGCGCGCCCATGGCCGCCGATGCCGTCTACGCCGCACGCGATTCCGCCGGCCGGACGGTCGCCTACGTCGCCCAGGGCGAGGCCCAAGGCTATTCGAGCCTCCTCAAGGTCATGGTCGGCGTGCGGGCGGAAGACTTGGCCGTCCTCCGCGTCGTCGTCCTCTCGCAGCAGGAGACGCCCGGCCTCGGCGCGACCGTGGCCGAACAAAAATCCAACTTCACGCTGTGGGAAAAACTGTTCGGCCCCAGCAAGGCGGGGAAAACCGAGCAACTCATCAATCCGTTCCTCGACCAATTTCCGGGAAAGAAACCGGAGCAGTTCAGTCAGGTGCAGGCCATCACGGCCGCGACGATTACGTCGAACGCGACGAAACGCGCGGTCGAGCAGGCCGTCCAGCAGATTCGCGACGCCGCCGGAAAAAAAGGGACGGGAGCAGGTGCGAATGAGTGAAACGCCCCTCAAAACCATCGTCGAAGCCATCCTCTTCGCGAGCGACCAGCCCGTGAGCGCCGACCGCCTGGCCGACGCCGCCGGCGAAGACGTCGCCGTCGGCATGGTGAAAAGGTGCGTCGAGGAACTCCTGGCCGACTACGACGCCCAGGGCCGCGCCTTCACCATCGAGGAAGTCGCCGGCGGGTATCAACTCTTCACGCGGCCCGAGTATAACAAGT encodes:
- a CDS encoding FMN-binding protein; the encoded protein is MIRNLAKFVVILSVACLVIGGGVAALYGLFRGDIERRDLRIKEQAIQDVCPEGASVDPQAPIAGAPMAADAVYAARDSAGRTVAYVAQGEAQGYSSLLKVMVGVRAEDLAVLRVVVLSQQETPGLGATVAEQKSNFTLWEKLFGPSKAGKTEQLINPFLDQFPGKKPEQFSQVQAITAATITSNATKRAVEQAVQQIRDAAGKKGTGAGANE
- a CDS encoding RnfABCDGE type electron transport complex subunit D produces the protein MATAVITEAVITRLRLKKATVGDGSAVVTGLLVAFCLPAQARWFVPIVAAFVAIAIAKQCFGGLGANIWNPALVGRAFVHVAYPTDLNPSAYPLLNSGHFVSNVGTVLEGVPEGVDAVSGASPMAILKRIATEGFYDADVSKFMFVGDWSKLWRWFVGNVYGSIGETSALLLILGALYLIYKGWVRWQVPLAYLAAVALGAVLLPLHLVERGVQAGEAGWHPMITYGPGFALKFAAMHLLGGGLMLGAFFMATDMVTSPLTNKGMLLFGFGCGALTILIRLYGGYPEAVCYSILLMNTTVPLIDRWTQPRIFGHKK